In Macadamia integrifolia cultivar HAES 741 chromosome 13, SCU_Mint_v3, whole genome shotgun sequence, one DNA window encodes the following:
- the LOC122059090 gene encoding TIR-only protein-like, which yields MQRSVAKQFMLGRKLLAVSQNRIQPVARPCDVFINHRSIDTKRTVAGLLYDHLIRLNLHPFLDSKNMKPGDKLFQHIDSSIRECKIGVAVFSPTYCRSYFCLHELALLMECKKKIIPIFCDVKPSELLSLDDRICPAKDLQRFKSALEEAMYTVGLTFDSCNGDWSDFLRSATDIVVKSMIELEAEGISNRHCSLPKSTTKLPLPMMNQCTV from the exons ATGCAGCGTTCTGTAGCCAAGCAGTTCATGCTGGGACGTAAGCTTCTGGCGGTCAGCCAGAACCGAATCCAACCAGTGGCACGTCCCTGTGATGTCTTCATTAATCACAGAAGCATCGACACCAAGCGCACTGTCGCTGGTTTGCTCTACGATCATTTAATCCGCCTTAACCTCCACCCTTTCTTGGACAGCAAGAATATGAAGCCAGGCGACAAGCTCTTCCAACACATCGATTCCTCCATTAGGGAATGCAAGATTGGAGTTGCTGTCTTCTCCCCTACTTATTGCCGCTCTTACTTCTGCCTCCACGAACTGGCTCTCCTAATGGAGTGCAAGAAGAAGATTATTCCTATCTTCTGTGACGTCAAACCTTCGGAGCTTCTAAGCCTTGACGATAGGATTTGTCCGGCCAAGGACCTGCAGAGATTTAAATCGGCGCTTGAGGAGGCCATGTACACCGTCGGTCTCACGTTCGACTCCTGTAACGG GGACTGGTCGGATTTCTTAAGAAGCGCTACAGACATTGTGGTTAAGAGCATGATCGAGTTGGAGGCAGAAGGAATAAGCAACCGGCACTGTTCACTCCCAAAATCTACTACCAAGTTACCTCTTCCGATGATGAATCAATGCACAGTATAA